In Oncorhynchus keta strain PuntledgeMale-10-30-2019 chromosome 19, Oket_V2, whole genome shotgun sequence, a single genomic region encodes these proteins:
- the LOC127909651 gene encoding dynein heavy chain-like, whose product MSAEIIKNSVKIQFSQYSVSVIIQYSVSVIIQYSVSVIIQYSVSVIIQYSVSVIIQYSVSVIIQYSVSVIIQYSVSVIIQYSVSVIIQYSVSVIIQYSVSVIIQYSVSVMIQYSVSVMIQYSVSVIIQYSVSVIIQYSVSVIIQYSVSVIIQYSVSVIIQYSVSVIIQYSVSVMIQYSVSVMIQYSVSVIIQYSVSVIIQYSVSVIIQYSVSVIIQYSVSVIIQYSVSVIIQYSVSVMIQYSVSVMIQYSVSVIIQYSVSVIIQYSVSVMIQYSVSVIIQYSVSVIIQYSVSVIIQYPVSVMIQYSVSVIIQYPVSVMIQYSVSVMIQYSVSVIIQYSVSVIIQYSVSVIIQYPVSVIIQYSVSVIIQYSVSVIIQYSVSVMIQYSVSVMIQYSVSVIIQYSVSVMIQYSVSVMIQYSVSVMIQYSVSVMIQYSVSVMIQYSVSVMIQYSVSVMIQYSVSVMIQYSVSVMIQYSVSVMIQYSVSVMIQYSVSVMIQYSVSVMIQYSVSVMIQYSVSVMIQYSVSVMIQYSVSVAASVQKAVQKAVQKASSQREMIPHEADGRLSSSLHDNAGCDSGCSHGNGRCSALC is encoded by the coding sequence ATGTCAGCAGAAATCATAAAAAATTCAGTCAAAATTCAGTTCAGTCAATACTCAGTCAGTGTAATCATCCAATACTCTGTTAGCGTAATCATCCAATACTCAGTCAGTGTAATCATCCAATACTCTGTTAGCGTAATCATTCAATACTCAGTCAGTGTAATCATCCAATACTCTGTTAGCGTAATCATCCAATACTCAGTCAGTGTAATCATCCAATACTCAGTCAGCGTAATCATTCAATACTCAGTCAGTGTAATCATCCAATACTCTGTTAGCGTAATCATCCAATACTCAGTCAGTGTAATCATCCAATACTCAGTCAGTGTAATGATTCAATACTCAGTCAGTGTAATGATTCAATACTCAGTCAGTGTAATCATCCAATACTCAGTCAGTGTAATCATTCAATACTCAGTCAGTGTAATCATTCAATACTCAGTCAGTGTAATCATCCAATACTCTGTTAGCGTAATCATCCAATACTCAGTCAGTGTAATCATCCAATACTCAGTCAGTGTAATGATTCAATACTCAGTCAGTGTAATGATTCAATACTCAGTCAGTGTAATCATCCAATACTCAGTCAGTGTAATCATTCAATACTCAGTCAGTGTAATCATTCAATACTCAGTCAGTGTTATCATCCAATACTCAGTCAGCGTAATCATCCAATACTCAGTCAGCGTAATCATCCAATATTCAGTCAGTGTAATGATTCAATACTCAGTCAGTGTAATGATTCAATACTCAGTCAGCGTAATCATCCAATACTCAGTCAGCGTAATCATCCAATACTCAGTCAGTGTAATGATTCAATACTCAGTCAGTGTAATCATCCAATACTCAGTCAGCGTAATCATCCAATACTCAGTCAGCGTAATCATCCAATACCCAGTCAGTGTAATGATTCAATACTCAGTCAGCGTAATCATCCAATACCCAGTCAGTGTAATGATTCAATACTCAGTCAGTGTAATGATTCAATACTCAGTCAGTGTAATCATCCAATACTCAGTCAGTGTAATCATCCAATACTCAGTCAGCGTAATCATCCAATACCCAGTCAGTGTAATCATCCAATACTCAGTCAGTGTAATCATCCAATACTCAGTCAGCGTAATCATCCAATACTCAGTCAGTGTAATGATTCAATACTCAGTCAGTGTAATGATTCAATACTCAGTCAGTGTAATCATCCAATACTCAGTCAGTGTAATGATTCAATACTCAGTCAGTGTAATGATTCAATACTCAGTCAGTGTAATGATTCAATACTCAGTCAGTGTAATGATTCAATACTCAGTCAGTGTAATGATTCAATACTCAGTCAGTGTAATGATTCAATACTCAGTCAGTGTAATGATTCAATACTCAGTCAGCGTAATGATTCAATACTCAGTCAGTGTAATGATTCAATACTCAGTCAGTGTAATGATTCAATACTCAGTCAGTGTAATGATTCAATACTCAGTCAGTGTAATGATTCAATACTCAGTCAGTGTAATGATTCAATACTCAGTCAGTGTAATGATTCAATACTCAGTCAGTGTAATGATTCAATACTCAGTCAGTGTAATGATTCAATACTCAGTCAGT